Proteins encoded in a region of the Salvelinus fontinalis isolate EN_2023a chromosome 17, ASM2944872v1, whole genome shotgun sequence genome:
- the LOC129813788 gene encoding peroxiredoxin-6-like produces MPGLLLGDEFPNFEAETTNGKIKFHDFLGDSWGILFSHPRDYTPVCTTELARAAKLSGEFSRRNVKMIALSIDSLEDHRGWTKDILAYNDEESGCAFPFPIIADNQRELAVALGMLDPDEKDKDGMPLTARCVFVIGQDKKLKLSLLYPATTGRNFDEILRVVDSLQLTAKNRVATPADWQPGERVMVPPNIPEEEAAAMFPAGVYTKELPSERKYLRYTPQP; encoded by the exons ATGCCAGGACTACTGCTAGGAGATGAGTTTCCTAATTTTGAGGCCGAAACCACTAACGGCAAAATTAAATTCCACGATTTTTTGGGTGACTC CTGGGGTATCCTGTTCTCCCACCCCCGTGACTACACCCCTGTCTGCACCACAGAGCTGGCCCGAGCAGCCAAACTCAGCGGCGAGTTCAGCAGGCGCAACGTGAAGATGATCGCCCTGTCCATTGACAGTCTGGAGGATCACCGTGGCTGGACCAAG GACATCTTGGCCTACAACGATGAGGAGTCTGGCTGTGCGTTCCCCTTCCCCATCATAGCAGACAATCAGAGGGAGCTGGCAGTGGCCCTGGGCATGCTGGACCCAGATGAGAAGGACAAGGACGGCATGCCCCTCACTGCCCGCTGT GTTTTTGTGATTGGCCAAGACAAGAAGCTGAAGCTgtccctgctctaccctgccacAACGGGGCGTAACTTTGATGAGATCCTGAGAGTGGTCGACTCCCTGCAGCTCACAGCAAAGAACCGGGTGGCCACCCCTGCTGATTGGCAG ccTGGTGAGCGCGTGATGGTTCCTCCAAACATCCCTGAGGAGGAGGCAGCAGCCATGTTCCCTGCAGGGGTCTACACCAAAGAGCTACCTTCAGAAAGGAAGTACCTGCGCTACACACCTCAGCCATGA
- the fggy gene encoding FGGY carbohydrate kinase domain-containing protein isoform X2, with product MAGSDSVEWYYVGVDVGTASVRAALVTREGQVKTTAEEMVTIWKPHSDHYVQSSTDIWAKCCSTVRKVTQGVQRNQVRGVGFDATCSLVVLDQNFQPVAVNQDGEAERNVVMWMDHRAAEQAARITSTGHRVLSRVGGVMSPEMQPPKLLWLKENLRATCWRDAAHFLDLPDFLSWKATASLARSLCTVVCKWTYCPTEKWDTSFWTAIGLEDLLENDHSKIGSVTCCPGSPVGEGLTQEAAAELGLDTGTAVGASLIDAHAGGLGVIGADVRGFSLPCEDQPITSRMAMICGTSSCHMAISQGPLFVPGVWGPYLSGMVPELWLNEGGQSATGRLIDHVVKGHVAYPQLQEQAVKGGEHIYSYLNRHLSSMAKDLGAPVELLASSLHVWPDFHGNRSPLADPTLRGALGTQHILEAMTQAGHDITTLFLCGGLSKNPLYVQIHANATGLPLVLPAQTEAVLVGAAVLGACASHDYSSILEAMEKMAKVGKVVQPDHELWSFYRKKHSVFLRLHVHQREYMALMND from the exons ATGGCTGGGTCGGACTCTGTAGAGTGGTACTATGTGGGGGTGGACGTGGGGACAGCCAGTGTGAGGGCTGCTCTAGTCACCAGGGAGGGCCAAGTAAAGACCACTGCAGAGGAGATGGTCACCATCTGGAAACCTCACTCAGACCATTATGTCCAGTCATCCACTGACATTTGGGCTAAGTGCTGTAGCACAGTCCGG AAAGTGACCCAGGGAGTGCAGAGGAATCAGGTCAGAGGGGTAGGTTTTGATGCCACCTGTTCCCTAGTGGTCCTGGACCAGAACTTTCAGCCTGTAGCTGTCAACCAGGATG GTGAGGCTGAGAGGAACGTGGTGATGTGGATGGACCATCGCGCTGCAGAGCAGGCTGCACGCATCACCAGCACTGGCCATAGGGTCCTGAGCAGGGTGGGAGGGGTAATGTCACCGGAGATGCAGCCCCCCAAGCTGCTCTGGCTGAAAGAG AACCTGAGAGCGACATGCTGGAGGGACGCTGCCCACTTTCTGGACCTCCCTGACTTCCTGTCCTGGAAAGCCACAGCTTCTCTGGCCAG GTCCTTATGTACTGTGGTCTGTAAGTGGACCTATTGCCCCACAGAAAAATGGGACACCAGCTTCTGGACAGCCATTGGTTTGGAGGACTTACTGGAAAACGACCATTCCAAAATAG GCAGTGTGACCTGCTGTCCAGGGAGCCCAGTGGGAGAAGGCCTTACCCAAGAAGCTGCAGCCGAACTGGGGCTGGACACGGGCACCGCAGTGGGAGCCTCCCTCATCGATGCCCACGCTGGAGGCCTAG GTGTGATTGGTGCAGACGTGAGGGGGTTCTCCCTGCCCTGTGAGGACCAGCCAATCACGTCACGCATGGCCATGATCTGTGGAACATCTTCCTGTCACATGGCG ATCAGCCAGGGGCCCCTGTTTGTACCGGGTGTGTGGGGACCGTATCTGTCCGGCATGGTGCCTGAGTTGTGGCTCAACGAGGGAGGACAGAGTGCTACTGGAAGACTG attgaccatgtggtgaaaGGTCATGTAGCCTACCCCCAGCTACAGGAGCAGGCGGTGAAAGG TGGGGAGCATATCTACAGTTACCTGAACAGACACCTGTCCTCCATGGCTAAAGACCTGGGGGCTCCCGTAGAGCTGCTGGCCTCCAGCCTCCACGTCTGGCCAGACTTTCATGGCAACCGCTCCCCCCTGGCAGACCCCACTCTGAGGGGCGCG CTGGGCACCCAGCATATCCTAGAGGCCATGACACAGGCAGGACATGACATCACAACCCTCTTCCTGTGTGGGGGGTTGAGTAAGAATCCTCTTTATGTGCAGATTCACGCCAATGCCACAG GGTTGCCCTTGGTGCTTCCTGCCCAGACAGAGGCTGTGTTGGTGGGAGCAGCAGTCCTAGGTGCCTGTGCTTCCCATGATTATAGCTCCATACTG GAGGCGATGGAGAAAATGGCCAAAGTGGGAAAAGTTGTTCAGCCTGACCACGAGCTCTGGAG CTTTTACAGGAAGAAGCACTCTGTGTTCCTGCGCCTCCATGTCCACCAGAGGGAGTACATGGCCCTTATGAATGACTGA
- the fggy gene encoding FGGY carbohydrate kinase domain-containing protein isoform X1 translates to MAGSDSVEWYYVGVDVGTASVRAALVTREGQVKTTAEEMVTIWKPHSDHYVQSSTDIWAKCCSTVRKVTQGVQRNQVRGVGFDATCSLVVLDQNFQPVAVNQDGEAERNVVMWMDHRAAEQAARITSTGHRVLSRVGGVMSPEMQPPKLLWLKENLRATCWRDAAHFLDLPDFLSWKATASLARSLCTVVCKWTYCPTEKWDTSFWTAIGLEDLLENDHSKIGSVTCCPGSPVGEGLTQEAAAELGLDTGTAVGASLIDAHAGGLGVIGADVRGFSLPCEDQPITSRMAMICGTSSCHMAISQGPLFVPGVWGPYLSGMVPELWLNEGGQSATGRLIDHVVKGHVAYPQLQEQAVKGGEHIYSYLNRHLSSMAKDLGAPVELLASSLHVWPDFHGNRSPLADPTLRGAVVGLPLSQTLDDLALLYLATVQALALGTQHILEAMTQAGHDITTLFLCGGLSKNPLYVQIHANATGLPLVLPAQTEAVLVGAAVLGACASHDYSSILEAMEKMAKVGKVVQPDHELWSFYRKKHSVFLRLHVHQREYMALMND, encoded by the exons ATGGCTGGGTCGGACTCTGTAGAGTGGTACTATGTGGGGGTGGACGTGGGGACAGCCAGTGTGAGGGCTGCTCTAGTCACCAGGGAGGGCCAAGTAAAGACCACTGCAGAGGAGATGGTCACCATCTGGAAACCTCACTCAGACCATTATGTCCAGTCATCCACTGACATTTGGGCTAAGTGCTGTAGCACAGTCCGG AAAGTGACCCAGGGAGTGCAGAGGAATCAGGTCAGAGGGGTAGGTTTTGATGCCACCTGTTCCCTAGTGGTCCTGGACCAGAACTTTCAGCCTGTAGCTGTCAACCAGGATG GTGAGGCTGAGAGGAACGTGGTGATGTGGATGGACCATCGCGCTGCAGAGCAGGCTGCACGCATCACCAGCACTGGCCATAGGGTCCTGAGCAGGGTGGGAGGGGTAATGTCACCGGAGATGCAGCCCCCCAAGCTGCTCTGGCTGAAAGAG AACCTGAGAGCGACATGCTGGAGGGACGCTGCCCACTTTCTGGACCTCCCTGACTTCCTGTCCTGGAAAGCCACAGCTTCTCTGGCCAG GTCCTTATGTACTGTGGTCTGTAAGTGGACCTATTGCCCCACAGAAAAATGGGACACCAGCTTCTGGACAGCCATTGGTTTGGAGGACTTACTGGAAAACGACCATTCCAAAATAG GCAGTGTGACCTGCTGTCCAGGGAGCCCAGTGGGAGAAGGCCTTACCCAAGAAGCTGCAGCCGAACTGGGGCTGGACACGGGCACCGCAGTGGGAGCCTCCCTCATCGATGCCCACGCTGGAGGCCTAG GTGTGATTGGTGCAGACGTGAGGGGGTTCTCCCTGCCCTGTGAGGACCAGCCAATCACGTCACGCATGGCCATGATCTGTGGAACATCTTCCTGTCACATGGCG ATCAGCCAGGGGCCCCTGTTTGTACCGGGTGTGTGGGGACCGTATCTGTCCGGCATGGTGCCTGAGTTGTGGCTCAACGAGGGAGGACAGAGTGCTACTGGAAGACTG attgaccatgtggtgaaaGGTCATGTAGCCTACCCCCAGCTACAGGAGCAGGCGGTGAAAGG TGGGGAGCATATCTACAGTTACCTGAACAGACACCTGTCCTCCATGGCTAAAGACCTGGGGGCTCCCGTAGAGCTGCTGGCCTCCAGCCTCCACGTCTGGCCAGACTTTCATGGCAACCGCTCCCCCCTGGCAGACCCCACTCTGAGGGGCGCG gtggttGGGCTGCCATTGTCCCAGACCCTGGATGACCTGGCCCTGCTTTACCTTGCTACTGTACAGGCACTGGCT CTGGGCACCCAGCATATCCTAGAGGCCATGACACAGGCAGGACATGACATCACAACCCTCTTCCTGTGTGGGGGGTTGAGTAAGAATCCTCTTTATGTGCAGATTCACGCCAATGCCACAG GGTTGCCCTTGGTGCTTCCTGCCCAGACAGAGGCTGTGTTGGTGGGAGCAGCAGTCCTAGGTGCCTGTGCTTCCCATGATTATAGCTCCATACTG GAGGCGATGGAGAAAATGGCCAAAGTGGGAAAAGTTGTTCAGCCTGACCACGAGCTCTGGAG CTTTTACAGGAAGAAGCACTCTGTGTTCCTGCGCCTCCATGTCCACCAGAGGGAGTACATGGCCCTTATGAATGACTGA
- the LOC129813791 gene encoding transcription factor Jun-like: protein MPTKMEATLYDESVNGQQGAVGGYHAFNPKTLKQSMTLNLNDPKMFKPHLRAKAIDILTSPDVGLLKLASPELERLIIQSCNGLTTPTPTQFLCPKNITDEQEGFAEGFVKALAELHYQQHMPNGSSDAQANAANDMAPSSTVSDSPIPYSCTVRPEPPEYTNLGTFSRAVSSASALNGDRLSSASYTAVPSQTHIEPQRPPQHPRLHHARLQSFKEEPQTVPEMSGDTPPLSPINMESQERIKAERKRLRNRVAASKCRKRKLERISRLEDRVKNLKTQHTELVSSANVLRDELALLKQKVMDHVNSGCQLILTQQLQAF from the coding sequence ATGCCCACCAAGATGGAAGCTACATTATATGACGAATCTGTAAATGGTCAGCAAGGCGCAGTGGGCGGATATCATGCGTTTAACCCGAAAACCCTGAAGCAGAGCATGACACTGAACCTCAACGACCCTAAAATGTTTAAACCTCATCTGCGGGCGAAAGCTATCGACATCCTGACATCCCCTGATGTGGGATTATTAAAACTGGCTTCCCCTGAATTGGAAAGGCTTATCATCCAGTCCTGCAATGGGCTGACGACTCCGACCCCAACTCAGTTCCTCTGTCCCAAGAACATCACCGACGAGCAAGAGGGTTTTGCCGAGGGATTCGTAAAGGCGCTCGCGGAGCTTCATTATCAACAGCATATGCCCAATGGCAGCTCAGACGCTCAAGCCAATGCTGCCAACGACATGGCACCCTCATCTACTGTGTCGGACAGTCCTATACCCTACAGCTGCACCGTGCGCCCCGAGCCACCTGAATACACAAACTTGGGCACTTTCAGTCGGGCTGTCAGCTCTGCGTCGGCACTTAACGGCGACAGACTCTCCTCCGCTAGTTACACGGCCGTCCCGTCCCAAACCCACATCGAGCCCCAGCGACCACCCCAGCATCCACGGCTACATCATGCTCGGCTACAGTCATTCAAAGAGGAGCCCCAGACGGTGCCCGAGATGAGCGGCGATACCCCTCCGCTGTCTCCTATCAACATGGAGAGCCAGGAGCGGATAAAAGCCGAGAGAAAGCGCTTGAGAAACAGGGTGGCCGCGTCCAAATGCCGGAAAAGGAAACTGGAGAGAATCTCGAGGCTGGAGGACAGGGTCAAAAACCTGAAGACCCAACACACAGAGTTGGTCTCCTCTGCCAACGTGCTCCGGGACGAACTGGCACTGCTCAAACAGAAGGTCATGGACCACGTTAACAGCGGGTGCCAACTCATATTAACGCAGCAGCTCCAGGCGTTCTGA
- the tada1 gene encoding transcriptional adapter 1, translating into MAAHASELEIAKKNLTEAIGDNVKHYWANLKLWFKQKISKEEFDIEARRLLAQDNVHVHNDFLLAILTRCQIIISTPEGAGSLQWAGGPASKPGKPAKGKKKFSSRQKFDHRFQPQNPLSAAQPFSPREAGGEEDELKLSAHTLLLPTRGQLEARMMVTAFELGLDNVMEDAVSTMIHAVENHLKDVLTAVVSRRKAYRLRDGHFPYAFGSHVTPQPYLKNSLAAYQIITECPPPSASLPAGPPPQVSPDNTEQQAALLLACSGDSLPAPLPPISMFDLLEALQVHRGVMPSHTMYALNMERILSRLWHPSHEELEQDRVHRQRHAGKDGLLVS; encoded by the exons ATGGCAGCCCATGCTAGTGAGCTTGAAATTGCTAAGAAAAATTTAACAGAAGCAATTGGTGATAATGTCAAACA TTACTGGGCGAACTTGAAACTGTGGTTCAAACAGAAGATAAGCAAGGAAGAGTTTGACATCGAGGCTCGTCGCCTTTTGGCACAAGACAACG TTCATGTCCACAATGACTTTCTCCTGGCCATTCTCACTCGCTGTCAGATCATCATCTCCACACCAG AGGGTGCTGGATCTTTGCAATGGGCAGGTGGCCCAGCCTCCAAGCCTGGCAAGCCCGCCAAAGGAAAGAAGAAGTTCTCCTCCAGACAGAAATTTGAT CATCGTTTCCAGCCCCAGAACCCTCTGAGTGCAGCCCAGCCCTTTAGCCCGCGGGAGGCGGGGGGTGAGGAGGACGAACTGAAACTTAGTGCCCATACCTTGCTGCTGCCCACCCGTGGCCAGCTGGAGGCCCGCATGATGGTCACCGCCTTCGAGCTGGGCCTGGACAACGTCATGGAGGACGCTGTCAGCACCATGATCCACGCTGTGGAG AACCACCTGAAGGATGTGCTGACTGCCGTGGTGTCCAGGAGGAAGGCCTACCGGCTGCGTGACGGACACTTCCCCTACGCCTTCGGCAGTCATGTCACCCCACAGCCCTACTTGAAGAACAGCCTGGCTGCCTACCAAATCATAACTGAATG CCCACCTCCCAGTGCGTCTCTCCCGGCGGGCCCACCCCCTCAGGTGTCACCAGACAATACTGAGCAGCAGGCTGCTCTCCTATTGGCCTGTTCCGGTGACAGTCTCCCTGCGCCCCTCCCTCCTATCAGCATGTTTGATCTCTTGGAAGCTTTACAG GTCCACCGGGGTGTGATGCCCTCTCACACCATGTATGCCCTGAACATGGAGCGTATCCTGTCCCGGCTGTGGCACCCAAGTCACGAGGAGCTGGAGCAGGACCGTGTGCACCGCCAACGCCACGCAGGGAAGGACGGCCTGCTTGTCagctga